In Silene latifolia isolate original U9 population chromosome X, ASM4854445v1, whole genome shotgun sequence, the following proteins share a genomic window:
- the LOC141623583 gene encoding quinolinate synthase, chloroplastic, giving the protein MSFTTRISGLPSSYCPCSCTNLYNFNNPPQKSNLFNLKPLNFQSLPLKVTNCVKNPIPKCESNSFSQVISYPDDEIPHISSSELVSLRLKRLVSEFRALSEPIDRVKRLLGYATVLPQLGESTRSPENRVRGCAAQVWLEVVKDEMGRMRFGADSDSEITKGFCSCLIFLLDGAYPQDILKVKAEDLTDMNVGLPVRSRVNSWHNVLVNMQERTKNFLEKEEDQQLCQNSDRLEKFPSLAVPADSIVNKGEVCVS; this is encoded by the exons ATGAGTTTCACCACCAGAATTTCAGGTTTACCCTCATCATATTGCCCTTGTTCTTGCACAAACTTATATAACTTCAATAACCCACCTCAAAAATCCAATCTTTTCAACCTTAAACCCTTAAATTTTCAATCTTTACCCCTCAAAGTTACCAATTGCGTGAAAAACCCTATCCCAAAATGTGAATCCAACTCGTTTTCTCAAGTAATTTCATACCCAGATGATGAAATTCCCCACATTTCGTCATCTGAGcttgtttctttgaggctaaaGAGATTGGTATCGGAGTTTCGGGCGCTTTCAGAGCCAATTGACAGGGTGAAAAGGCTGCTGGGTTATGCCACGGTTCTTCCCCAACTCGGTGAATCGACTCGGTCCCCGGAGAACCGAGTTAGGGGGTGCGCAGCCCAGGTGTGGTTGGAGGTGGTGAAGGATGAAATGGGTAGGATGAGGTTTGGTGCAGATAGTGATTCTGAAATTACTAAAGGCTTTTGTTCTTGTTTGATCTTTTTGCTTGATGGTGCCTATCCTCAAGACATTTTAAAG GTGAAAGCGGAGGACTTGACGGATATGAATGTGGGACTTCCGGTCCGCTCCAGGGTGAATAGTTGGCATAATGTATTGGTCAACATGCAAGAGAGAACTAAAAATTTCCTTGAAAAAGAAGAAGATCAACAATTATGCCAAAATAGTGACCGGTTGGAAAAGTTTCCTTCTTTGGCTGTTCCTGCTGATTCTATCGTTAATAAAG GGGAGGTTTGTGTCTCCTGA